Proteins from one Streptomyces sp. NBC_00289 genomic window:
- a CDS encoding transposase family protein yields MFSYPAGCDVDPELLELVTMVIASCEAGRRCRLRPYDRARCTLVYLRKHDTLEQIAAGFGISTATAWRYVNHTIGQLAEHAPSLTEALTSHHTDGYVLLDGTVAETDRVQAPGHFSGKVRREGVNLQVIAAEEGKLLWMSPALPGGTHDVTAAREHAIVDTCARLDLEILADKGYVGAGGTVITPIKRRPGTELPDKHKTSNKVHAALRAPVERTISRIKQWRIFRHARVSPNRLTSVAAAILTLMIYT; encoded by the coding sequence GTGTTCTCCTATCCTGCCGGATGCGATGTCGATCCGGAGCTCCTGGAGCTGGTCACGATGGTGATCGCGTCCTGTGAAGCCGGCCGGCGCTGCAGACTGCGTCCGTACGACCGGGCCCGGTGCACCCTGGTCTACCTGCGCAAGCACGACACCCTCGAACAGATCGCCGCAGGCTTCGGCATCAGCACGGCCACCGCCTGGCGCTACGTGAACCACACGATCGGGCAACTTGCGGAGCACGCTCCGTCGTTGACCGAGGCGCTCACCAGTCATCACACGGACGGCTACGTGCTGCTGGATGGCACCGTCGCGGAGACCGACCGGGTCCAGGCGCCGGGGCACTTCTCCGGCAAGGTCCGCCGCGAGGGCGTGAATCTGCAGGTCATTGCGGCAGAAGAGGGCAAACTGCTGTGGATGTCACCCGCCCTTCCGGGCGGCACCCACGATGTGACGGCCGCCCGCGAGCACGCCATCGTCGACACCTGCGCGCGACTGGACCTCGAGATCCTCGCGGACAAAGGGTACGTCGGGGCCGGCGGCACTGTGATCACCCCGATCAAACGACGGCCCGGAACTGAACTGCCCGACAAGCACAAGACGTCGAACAAGGTCCACGCCGCACTGCGTGCTCCCGTCGAGCGAACCATCTCCCGGATCAAGCAGTGGCGGATCTTCCGGCATGCCCGCGTCAGTCCGAACAGACTCACGTCAGTAGCTGCCGCGATCCTCACCCTCATGATCTACACGTGA